AGGCAGAAGCAATCAAGCTAGCTCGTGAACAAGGGGTAGCCGTCCAGGAGATGTGTCGTCGTGCGAAAACTGAGGTTCCACCATACGAGTTTGAAGAGTTAATAGGCAAAGGTGCTTATGGTCGTGTTTACAAAGGTCGCCAAAAACCGTCGGGCCGGGTGGTTGCCATCAAAGTCCTAGATATTGACTCGCTAGACTACAAGTCGCTTCGAGACTTCAGGGATGAGTCAATAAAGGATTTCATCCATGAGACAAAGGTGATGAAGCAAGTGAAGGATTCCGGTGCCAAAAACATCAATGAAATTATTGAAGCCATATCCATTCACTCTCAGTTGTGGCTGGTTTGCGAGTACTGCCCCGGTGGCAGTGTCCGTACCTTGATGCGTGCAACGAACGACAAGCTCGATGAGAGATACATCATTCCAATCGCTCGTGAACTAGCTGTGGGACTTCACGCTATTCACGAGGCTGGAATCATTCATCGCGATGTGAAAGCTGCAAATATTCTTATTCATGAAGAGGGTCGTCTGGAAATTTGTGACTTCGGTGTTGCTGGTGTTCTCCAATCACAGCGAGACAAACGATCCACCTGGATTGGAACACCGCACTGGATGCCGCCAGAGATGTTTGCAACTCGTGGAGAGGCCCATCAATACGGGAATGAGATCGATGTGTGGGCGTATGGCTGCACACTATTTGAATTCGCGAACGGGAACCCGCCAAACGCAGGCCTGAGGGAACGAATGCAAATCGGTCGTCAATTAAATCGAAAGACTCCCCAGCTGGACAGCGATAAGTACAGCCAAGGCCTGAAGGATCTTATTGCCTACGCCCTTGACTCTAATCCAGAGACTCGCCCTACCATGGCAGACATCCTTGCCCACCCCTACATTGCCGACACAGATGAGGGATATCCGACCGCCTCTGTGAGTGAGTTGGTGACGAACTATTATCAGTGGTCCCAGCGAGGAGGCCAAAGGATTTCTTTGTTCCATCCAGGCGGCGCCGCAGCAGCTGAACTCCCAGGCATCGAGGAGTCAGAAGATGACTGGAATTTTAGTACAACAGATGGGTTCGAGCGAAGATTCTCTGTCATTGACCTGGATGAAATTGCTGCCTCGTTGGCAGAGATGGAAAAGTCATTCAGTCCTACCGACATAGCACCTGAGAATgacatgtacgaaaagttTTCGGTGGACGATCTTAACTACGAAGACAAAGTCAATTTCGATGAACGTGTGCGCCGAGGTGCAGAGGCAATGGAAGGCCTCTTTGATGAACTGAAGCCCATCTACACATACGAAACAAAAAATGACTTTGTCCCCATCGAACCAGCGCAACCCACTTCAGACCTACCCCTCCGTGCGGAAACAGACCGTTCTTCAGTCACATCAACCTTTCTCGATATCGACATCGGGTCATTCGAGGCCTCCCACTATGCAGCAGGGGCTCCATCTGCGCAGCCATTCCAATTGGTCGATGCCAACACTATCCGCGCGAACCGGTCCAGTTTTCGATTGCACCGAACCTCCTCTGAGACTAGCTCGAAGTCGCCAAACGGCAGTGTGGTTAGCGATGAAAACCTTGAGGACACATTCGTGCCGTCTGGTCCCCGACCTCCTACTATGGACTGGAAATTCCCATCATTCACACAagctgaagaggaaaaaCCGGAAGAACATGAGGAGGCTCCTACACAGGAGCCCATGCCGGAGGAGTCTTTCCAAGCAGAGAAGCGAGCCACCATGCAATGGACATTCCCGGTCATGGGATCCGTTCCCGAGAGCCAAACCTACGATGACGGACATGACACCCTTCGGGCTCCGCTTCCTGAGGTTAAGCCTCCACCGCAATCGCAGCCACTATCAATAGAGGAACCAGGTGACTCACGTCCTTCGACTGCAGCGTCCAATATCTCTGACTCAGATTACGATCCCTTCCGCTTCGATCGCCCCACCACCCCAGAAGGTGCAAATTCGCTTCATCATAGTCATTTCTTTGACACAGAACTCCCTGCAATGATGGAATTAGCCGGTTACAATGAATATGAGGCTTCCGGGATCCTCGACGGCCCGGGCCCAGACGAGGAATCTCACCCTGTATGGAAGGAGCACTCCAGGACTTCCTCGTACGAAGATGGTATGGCGGCTTTACGCACGGCCGTTCCAATTCCCCAAACCCCCACTGCTTCCTCGGTAACTTCGGGCCCAGTCTCAGAACCGGGATCTCCCGTGTTCGAAGCTATGCGAAATGTACGACACGACACATCTGGAATCCCCATTTCACAGGCGCAAGGCAAGGGACCAATCCCCTTTCCAGCTCTCAACCCCCCAAGTGCGGCGAGCCTGATGGAGGGTATGGATGATAGTGTGGTGACAGCAGAGCTTGATCGTTTGTTGAAAGATTTCCTGGATTCCCTTTCGGCAACTGGTGAGGTGTTGTCGCGGGCTGGGATCAAATATGAGATGAATGGTAATCGTGTTGTTGAGCAGGTCTAGATGATCAGCATGGGCTTGTGGGATATCAACACCGGCAAATATCATCAGTTAGGAGCCATGTAATGAGGCCTTAATTTGTAGAATTAATGAGGGTCAACTTATCTACAATTCCAGTAATTGATATCATGTTCGGTTTTCATGCATATTATATCCACTACGCAGATTTCCGTGAAGATAGTGATGTAGGTAGTGTTTCATAGCTGCTAGAGGCAAAGATGTACTTGCCTGGAAGCTCGTGAGAATAGTTGGAGCTACACCCATATAGCCATAAGTACCCTAGGATTTAATCAAGCTTAGTAGACATGAACAGAGGGAAAGCATGAGCATTGGACTTGTCTAGCAAGCTGTGAGAAAACACCTCAATTTGCCAGGTCTTAATTTGGGGAGGCAGAGAGTCCcatctttcctttcttctttcttttctcccaTCTCATTTTGTGTCTCATCTCCTCATTCTCCATTCACTTGTTCTCTCTGCTCCCAGAATggcttcttcatcatcatcaaatACCTCAGGAATGCCACCAGAGGCGTCTTTGCCCTTTGGCGTCTTCTCTCCTCCACGAAATTCTTACGAATGGAAAAGAGCCCTTCTCGATGTGAAATGGCTGTGTTTCAACCAGCAGTACAAGCAATGTGCCTTGCGTTGTAATCAGCTCATAGACACCGCGTCTAGCCCGGTTTGTGTTTCACAGATATCGTCTCAACATCTGACCGCTAACGGATTTATACATAGCTTCATCCAATGCGTGCGACCTACCTCCACTATTATGCAGCCACTTCGTATGAGTACATGGGACGAGCAGCTCATATCTTTTCAGCTGTCAAGGTTCCGCTTCTGACTTCTGCTATGGAGCGTTTTCAAACTGCCTATGAGTCTTTGCCAGCTACTCTCCCGCCCCCGGTTCTGAATCTCAACCAGACCTGCTCACCAGATACTTTTCTTCATTCGCCTGACTCGTCTCCTCGGTCTTCCTTGACGACTGTCGTGTGGAGCCCCACAATTCCACCTACCCATGATGTCCCTCCGGGCTCTGGGCCTGATTCAAATGCTCAAGCTCTCTCAGTTCAGAATCTGTCGGCTCATAATGCTAGGCTACCTCAAACTCCTACCTCGCCGGTcccttctccctcttcttccttcagCTCGTCTATTGCTACTGCTTTTTGTGTTACGCCACCTTCTGCTACCCGAGAAGTCTCACGTCTTGACTTTGATGGTCCACCCCCAGCCTTTCATATCACGCCTCCCACCCATAAGgtccctcctcccccccctccccctccacaCGGTGTTTCTCCTCGTCCCGCTACGAAAGACCAATTGCTCGCTTTCAACAGTGCCAGAGATGGGCTTCCCAATGGGGGATCTATCGTCCGAAACATTGCCCGGATGATTGATAACTCCATCATTGCGGGAGCCGACGACCCTTTTGTGACCCGCGTGCCACCAAAACATCACTCTCTAAAGCGACCGCCCGTGCGCCTGTCTCCGATCAAATTCCCAGCTGAACTCGAGGATCCCGTAAAGCGCAGCCAACTTATTCCACCCCCGCTTGCAATCAGGAAGAGCTCCGGTGAGGTGCTCATGTGCAGCAGTTCTGCAATGGTAATCTGCGGAGGTTCAGAGCAAGAAATTTCTAGGAATGAGGTGAATCGACCAGTCCGAGCTCGCCCTCCCCGGCTACCCTTGAGAATAGTCCCATCCGGACGTCTAAATGCTAACACAGGGGAGACGAACCCTTCAACCCTAGCCCCGCAGCAGAACCGTCTGAGACCTATCCTCTCTTCGTCCACGATCATGACTCCACAGACACCAACCCCCGTTATGAGAAAGAAGGTGCCCATCCTCGGCTCCCCGTTCACCAGCCGAGCAGGCTCGCCAGGGCACAAAAGCACCAAGTCGCTCTCGTTGCGGTCTAGAAAGTCCTCCCCCATACCTGTCAGTACTGAGCGTGCCACCCAGATCAACCAATTTAACAACGCCGTCAAGTGGCTCCGTGAACATATCCCCGCCGACGTGACTGGACTTTGCAGGCAGATCAAACATGTTTCGGATCTGCAGCAGGCCCGTCGCTCTCGCAATACGAAAATGGCCCGCTCTGCTTCCTTCTGGACCTTTTCTCCCGTTAAGCCTAACCCCGATTCCGGTGCCCCCCAGGAACCTCCTGTGATTGAGGGGCCTAATATCGATGAGTACGGAAATGTTATTCGGGTTGAGACTAAGGCGCAGCGCATTAAGCGGCTTAGGGAGGAAGATTGGAGGATTGGTATTCGGTCGAAGCATAGTCTTTGGAAGGGGACTGAGTACTACGATGAGCTTTGCGAAACTGCTTTAGCTGAGCTTGGTGAGACAGGCTATGGATCTCGCGAATGGCTGCAGCGGTGAGAACTTACTGCCTGTTGTCATGATGATTTCTTCTGATAGTTCGctctctttgcttttttaAATTGTTTGTTTTGCTTTGGCTTTGGCTCTTTGCTTTCTCATCGACTAACTGTCGTGCAAGCATTGATGCGATTGCATGACATTCGAGTCATTCGATCCAAAACGCTCAATGGGTGTTGCGTTGCGCAATGCCTAGGTGGTTGACAAGATGGATCCTGAGTATCATCATGGTCtgtgtttgatcatcttggcTACAGATCGGGGCAGTTTGGTGGAGTTGAGGAGTGCTTGGGAGAAGGCTGCCTGAAAACAACCCCATGGATGGACCTGTGTCTTGATTCTAACCCTAAAACTTAATTTCAACAATCAAAAGTTAATCTTGCTCTTGTCCTTCACCCTAACTGCCCCTCAAAGGCCTTTACTCAATACAGAACCAACTCCCTGTCCTAGACCTCCTTTCCCAAAAGTGCCACCCATTTGATTCCCGAGTTGATCTTGAATCTTGCTCATATTCTGGTCCTCGGTGAGTTTCTTTCCAGTCAGACTTTCTACAAGTAAATTAAGGTTAGTACAATTGTTATTCATTTCCTCTTTCTATACTTTGCATAACATACTTTTCAGTCCATAAGACACCTTTGTCTCACCCATATAGTCCAGCAAGAGCTCTTGGAGCTGTTTCTGGCATGGGTCCAGGTAACCAGCGACCCAAGCAGCAAGTAGACTTACCTGGAAGgtaagaaagaagagaaaggatAACATAATCTAAGGTTCACGTTCTTGAAAATTCCATTGTCAATCTCTTGTTTAACGGAGAATGAAGCCAACATAATATCTGTGGTTGTAGTTAAGTTATACGTTTGGCTAAGCCTATGACGTTTAGTGATGACGCCGTGGCACACACCCCAGGATGTTTATAACCAATCAGGGAAGATCTTGCATCTTGAATGACTAAATTTCTTGCGTCATGTCATGTTTCAGACTGCACAGATGTCATTCTTCTCTCTATTTCAACTGCCGGTCTAAATCAGTTTCGGGATAAAGTGGTGCTGTGGCTCTAAGTAGATCAACTATAGATCTGACGCTTTAAATTATGATGTAACCTTCAACtagaaaagaaatcaaaaaaCACCAAGTTTTGCACTTCAGGTCTAGAAAACGGAAAATAGCTTGGATTCATATTGTATGTAGTTGTGCATTGAATACACACGTGCATCTACGACATGAATGTAGTGCCATGTCCCCAAAGTCACATGCAAGTAGTTCTGCATGCAATGTAGTTTAGTTTGGGCTTCAATACTGGAATCTACACCTTGCTTTAGTACATGATCATAATTTTGGTGTTTCCCCCCGCCCTCCcgccccctttttttttcttatttcATTGAACCTGTTATATTGCTCTGTTGCAGGTTAATTCATACAGAGTCAGCCCTGGAGGCAGTCACATTCCCGTTGTGGCTGTGCTGGCGCTAAACCCTACAGccccaaggccaaggctaATCGCGTCTAGAACTCCTAATCTTTCCCTTCTTCGGCCCTTTTTTtcgatcttttttttaaaaaaaatttcatcTCAGGCTCACCTGCGATTGAACTGCGATCTCTGATACTTGTTGGTCTGCGTGTGTGTGGTATGTCTACTCCACTAATTCTGTTTGGAATCTTCGGGCAGCCACCCCCGCGCATGGTCACCCCTCGAATTGGGTTTCCATAATTTCGATATCGCTGACCCTATTCTTTTGCTAGGTTGGACCCTGTTATCGACTTTAGAAACCTCAATCCTTGAaccctcctcttcttctttctagTCGTTGCTACCTAACGGGTTTCGTGCCCATTCGAGCCCCATCTCACACCGCGTCTGCCACCTTGGGCGTCTGCGGCCCTATCCCCACATCATGAGTTGTGAGTCGATATTCCATGGTTGCGGGACTTTTGTCCTCTGTTCAATCTTGATATGATTCGCCATTTGGAGTTGTCCGAATGTTGTGCGGCTTCACTTCAGCCTTGTGCATAATCTGGCTCTTCACTGCGTTGGAATTGTCATGTTGATCCACACGCTCCCTATCAGCCCCCTGTGGAATATATGGGGGCTAGGAGGACTTGGACTTCTAGCTATCATTTTGTGTCAGGTTTTGCTCCGCCATGCCTAAGCCCTCCCCGCTCGGTCGGCTCCTTCAGGGGTTCTTTGCTTCATTTGTTTTGTGCGATTCGTCTGACGAGCCCCGCAATTTTCTAACTCACATTTCTCTAGTCGCAAACATGCTCAACAAGCTGTCCGGACAGCCGGAGAGCTACGAAAAGAAGTACAGCTTCCTCATCATAGCTCCCTTGCCCCACATTTGCTGACCGGTTTTTCTCTGGCTATAGGGCTCTCTATAAATTCGGACGGACGCTGGGCGCCGGCACATACGGAATTGTTCGTGAGGCCGATGCTACTGATGGACAGAAGGTTGCGGTCAAGATaattttgaagaagaatGTCCGTGGCAACGAAGGCATGGTCCACGATGAGCTTGAGATGCTGCAATCTCTCCAACACCCCCACATTGTCTCGTTCGTCGACTGGTTCGAATCTAAGGTGAGCACGTTTCTATTTGATCCAATCGTTGCAGAGATCTAATCACAGACCTAGGACAAATTCTATATCGTTACACAGCTAGCCACCGGTGGCGAATTGTTCGACCGGATCTGCGAGTATGGCAAGTTCACCGAGAAGGATGCGTCGCAGACCATTCGCCAGGTGCTTGATGCCGTGAACTATCTGCACAAGCGCAACATCGTTCACCGAGGTCGGTCTCCTTAAATCAAATTTATACTTTACACATAGCTAACACTTTCAAAGACTTGAAACCCGAGAACCTTCTCTACCTCACCCGTGCTGTCGACTCTCAATTGGTTTTGGCCGATTTCGGTATTGCGAAGATGCTGCACAGCCCTTCTGAGGTACTGACCAGCATGGCCGGCTCCTTTGGATATGCTGCCCCCGAGGTCATGCTCAAGCAGGGCCACGGCAAGGCTGTCGATATGTGGTCGCTCGGTGTCATCACCTATACCCTCCTGTGTGGCTACTCCCCCTTCCGATCCGAGACCTTGACCGATCTCATCGAAGAATGCCGAACAGGCCACATTATCTTCCACGAGCGGTACTGGCGTGACGTGTCCCAGGATGCCAAGGATTtcattctctctctcctcaataCGGACCCCACCAAGCGAGTTTCCTCTGAGGAAGCCCTCAAGCATGTCTGGCTGACTGGAGAGACAGCGAGCGACCGTGACTTGCTGCCTGAACTCCGCACCTACATTGCGCGTGCCCGTCTCCGCCGTGGAATCGAGATCGTCAAGCTTGCCAACCGTATCGAGTCACTCAAGATGcacgaggaagaggatgggGAGGATATTCCCAGCGCGGTGGACATGGGCGACTCAGCCGAAAATCCCAGTGCGGCGGAGCCATCAATGCCAAGCGGTGATGCCAGTCCAGCCCCTGGCCacgcaaagaagaagagtcTGGCTAGCGCTACTCGCGGTGCTATTTTCCGTGAAGTTGTCCTGGCTAAGGTCCGTGAGCAGAAGGAGACTGAGGAGCGCAAGAAGGTTGAACGTGAAGCTCGCGAGAAGGCCTCTTCTGCGTAAACTGTTCGCCATCTCTCTTTGTGTCTCTTTAATATCTTATCTCTTGTTCATACGCTGTTCCTATGTCTATTCTGTCCTGTAATTCTCATTCATCTGCCTGGCGGTTTCTTGGATATAATTCTGTGATTCCCATTCATCCTAGTCAACCAGAGTGAACATACAATTTTGAAGTAAATCTTGCACTTGTCTTACCTCTTTTGATAGAGATCTAATTTGAGGTTAACTCATGGTCAGCTATCGAGATTTCTGAAATCTACTGGTCTTGGAAAGAAAGGGAGGGAATCTGATGTGGCCATGGATGGGATCTAAATCCTGAATCTTGCCTGGATATTTTCCAAGCTTGGAAGCCAGCACCACTACTTTGGAGAGGCACTGGAGCAAAAGAAGACTGCCAAAAATTTACAACTAATTTTATCCCTTGACAACGCCAGAAAATCTCTAAATTGACCATTGATGACAAGGGATCATGAGCAGGATCTTCTTGTTCGTTGATATAAAGCGATACTGCCTAAACTCGAGACTATGTTACAACTATGTAGTCTGAACTCATTAAGACATTCTAGGCTAGTAACTATCATCCACCTCAGTGCATTTGTACCATTTGAAACGACCATGACAAAATAGTACCAAGTCGTACTGCTACAGACTTGTCATGACATGACCTGAGATATGGTCAGGTGTCGATATCACGTGTATTAGTAGAAAATCTCCCCACTTACCTTCAAGACCTTCATCAATGATCTGTTGGACAGTATCTCTTCTCTGTTGGCTTGATATCCCTTGCTGCTTCAATTCAATCTCATCTTGCCCGTTGAGAAGTTCCACGCATTCCGTTCTCAACGTCATACATCCGCtctacccccccccccacctaGGCGAGACGCCCCTCCTTCTCCACCGGAGCTCAAACATCTAAATCTTTTTCTCACAGCACTCATCGTAACAATGTTCGCTACAAAGCGTCTGAGCAAGGTAAATAGACTCTGAAACTCAACAGTACTGAAAACCTCATCTTCCTGACTCTATATTTCTGAACCCCAGGAGCTCATTAAGGTACCAATCCCTCCGGTTTCTTCGAGGCCTTGGCGCCTTTGTCCCGTCGATGACATATCTTGCTCAAGAGCATACAATGGCACACATGCATATTGCATATTGCATCAAGTGTAAATGCTTCTCTAACTTTGTGACAATACAGATGCAGGAGAATCTCCCACCGGGAATTACCATTGCCAAATGTGATACTCTGGAGGAATGGCAGATGGACATCAAGATCCTTGACCAGAATCCACTTTACCTGGACCAGACTTATCGCCTGAAGTTCACCTTCAATAACAAGTACCCTATCGGTAAGCCCTATCCCCTCAGCTGGCAGCCTCTATCTCTATTATCTCTCTCGGCAGCTCCATTCCACCTCTCTTGTCTTAATCACGTCCTGTCGACTATCAGACCAATCTGGGGTTTTTGACACAAAATCATTTTAGAACCCCCCGAGGTCCAATTCATCCAATGTCCTGCCTCCACTGGTACACCCCGCACAATCCCAATGCATCCCCACATCTACAGCAATGGCATAATCTGTCTTGACCTCCTGGGTTCCGCTGGTTGGTCCCCTGTACAGACGGTTGAGAGTGTCTGCATGAGCCTTCAGAGCATGCTTACCGCCAACAATCGCGATGAGCGACCCGCCGGTGATAAGGAGTTCATTGCCACCAACCGCCGTCGCATCCGCGACATCAACTTCGTCTACGAGGATGACAATGTATAAACTTTTAGGTCTTCGGTTGGAGCTTGACTGCAGTGTGGTTCTAACAGGGGAAAGCTTGCATTGGAGTGAGGACGCATACATCGACATTTTCTGCATGGATGCAATCCCGCCCCTTGAGATGTGAGCGGCGGGATTTACGTGGTGCCTGGTGGAATTGCACTCTTTCGTTCTTCGAGTTTGCATTCATCCCGGCGTTGGCCCATTGTTGGTCTCAATCGTGGAATaggtggttttttttttcgcggGCGTTCAAGGGTCTTCATTGTCTAGCAATCCGATCATCAAGAGACTCGTTTCTCTTTCCAAAACCATTTGGTAAGTAGAGTAAACAGAAATCAAATTATGCAAGCCACGCAGTAAGAGCCATTGTTTAGTTTATCCGGGAAGAACAATAGCAGATGTTGAACGTGGTTGGTCCCAAGCAACAATGGCCTAAACCATCGAAGCCCTAAGTTCAAAAAGTGCCCCAATTTTCTCAGCAAGATCTGTCATAATATCTTCAAGATCGGAAATAGCACGGAT
The nucleotide sequence above comes from Penicillium digitatum chromosome 1, complete sequence. Encoded proteins:
- a CDS encoding Calcium/calmodulin-dependent protein kinase, putative, coding for MSFANMLNKLSGQPESYEKKALYKFGRTLGAGTYGIVREADATDGQKVAVKIILKKNVRGNEGMVHDELEMLQSLQHPHIVSFVDWFESKDKFYIVTQLATGGELFDRICEYGKFTEKDASQTIRQVLDAVNYLHKRNIVHRDLKPENLLYLTRAVDSQLVLADFGIAKMLHSPSEVLTSMAGSFGYAAPEVMLKQGHGKAVDMWSLGVITYTLLCGYSPFRSETLTDLIEECRTGHIIFHERYWRDVSQDAKDFILSLLNTDPTKRVSSEEALKHVWLTGETASDRDLLPELRTYIARARLRRGIEIVKLANRIESLKMHEEEDGEDIPSAVDMGDSAENPSAAEPSMPSGDASPAPGHAKKKSLASATRGAIFREVVLAKVREQKETEERKKVEREAREKASSA
- a CDS encoding Serine/threonine protein kinase, putative, which encodes MDSRISRLLDTSSAMAAITKHKAEAIKLAREQGVAVQEMCRRAKTEVPPYEFEELIGKGAYGRVYKGRQKPSGRVVAIKVLDIDSLDYKSLRDFRDESIKDFIHETKVMKQVKDSGAKNINEIIEAISIHSQLWLVCEYCPGGSVRTLMRATNDKLDERYIIPIARELAVGLHAIHEAGIIHRDVKAANILIHEEGRLEICDFGVAGVLQSQRDKRSTWIGTPHWMPPEMFATRGEAHQYGNEIDVWAYGCTLFEFANGNPPNAGLRERMQIGRQLNRKTPQLDSDKYSQGLKDLIAYALDSNPETRPTMADILAHPYIADTDEGYPTASVSELVTNYYQWSQRGGQRISLFHPGGAAAAELPGIEESEDDWNFSTTDGFERRFSVIDLDEIAASLAEMEKSFSPTDIAPENDMYEKFSVDDLNYEDKVNFDERVRRGAEAMEGLFDELKPIYTYETKNDFVPIEPAQPTSDLPLRAETDRSSVTSTFLDIDIGSFEASHYAAGAPSAQPFQLVDANTIRANRSSFRLHRTSSETSSKSPNGSVVSDENLEDTFVPSGPRPPTMDWKFPSFTQAEEEKPEEHEEAPTQEPMPEESFQAEKRATMQWTFPVMGSVPESQTYDDGHDTLRAPLPEVKPPPQSQPLSIEEPGDSRPSTAASNISDSDYDPFRFDRPTTPEGANSLHHSHFFDTELPAMMELAGYNEYEASGILDGPGPDEESHPVWKEHSRTSSYEDGMAALRTAVPIPQTPTASSVTSGPVSEPGSPVFEAMRNVRHDTSGIPISQAQGKGPIPFPALNPPSAASLMEGMDDSVVTAELDRLLKDFLDSLSATGEVLSRAGIKYEMNGNRVVEQV
- a CDS encoding Ubiquitin-conjugating enzyme, E2, which codes for MICWTVSLLCWLDIPCCFNSISSCPLRSSTHSVLNVIHPLYPPPHLALIVTMFATKRLSKELIKMQENLPPGITIAKCDTLEEWQMDIKILDQNPLYLDQTYRLKFTFNNKYPIEPPEVQFIQCPASTGTPRTIPMHPHIYSNGIICLDLLGSAGWSPVQTVESVCMSLQSMLTANNRDERPAGDKEFIATNRRRIRDINFVYEDDNV